Proteins encoded together in one Apus apus isolate bApuApu2 chromosome Z, bApuApu2.pri.cur, whole genome shotgun sequence window:
- the AMACR gene encoding alpha-methylacyl-CoA racemase, protein MALSGVRVLELAGLAPAPFCGMVLADCGARVVRVDRTPRAGVAVDVQGRGKRSLALDIKRPQGAAALRRLCCQADVLIEPFRHGVMEKLGLGPEVLLQDNPRLIYARLTGFGQTGKYATSAGHDINFLALSGVLSKLGRKHENPYAPVNLLADFAGGGIMCTVGIVTALYERTRSGKGQVIDASMVEGVAYLSSFLWKSQNLGLWNRPRGENLLDSGAPFYETYKTSDGKFMAVGAIEAQFYKQLITGLGLDSEKLPSQMSFSDWPEMKKKFASVFAQKTQAEWCSIFDGTDACVTPVLSFDDVASHQHNKQRSSFFKNDQEEISPRPAPRLSRTPAVPSLKRDPFIGEHTEEILLEYGFTKEEITKLHSDKVIEFSKPKASL, encoded by the exons ATGGCGCTGAGCGGCGTGCGGGTGCTGGAGCTGGCCGGGCTGGCGCCCGCGCCCTTCTGCGGCATGGTGCTGGCCGACTGCGGGGCGCGGGTGGTGCGGGTGGACCGGACGCCCCGCGCCGGGGTTGCCGTCGACGTGCAAGGCCGCGGCAAGCGCTCCTTGGCCCTCGACATTAAGCGGCCGCAGGGCGCGGCGGCGCTGAGGCGGCTGTGCTGCCAGGCCGACGTGCTGATCGAGCCCTTCCGCCACG gtgTCATGGAAAAACTTGGGCTTGGTCCAGAGGTCCTTCTCCAGGATAATCCCAGACTCATCTATGCTAGACTTACTGGATTTGGCCAGACAGGAAAATACGCCACGTCTGCAGGTCACGACATCAATTTTTTGGCTTTATCAG gtgTGTTGTCAAAGCTGggcagaaaacatgaaaatccCTATGCACCTGTAAATCTTCTGGCTGATTTTGCTGGTGGAGGCATCATGTGCACAGTGGGCATTGTTACAGCCCTTTATGAACGCACCAGGTCTGGGAAAGGGCAGGTCATTGATGCAAGTATG GTAGAAGGAGTAGCATACTTAAGTTCCTTCCTGTGGAAATCACAAAATTTGGGACTTTGGAACAGACCTCGAGGGGAGAACCTGCTAGACAGCGGTGCCCCTTTCTATGAGACCTACAAGACCTCTGATGGAAAATTCATGGCTGTTGGTGCCATTGAGGCTCAATTCTATAAGCAGTTAATAACAG GTCTTGGTCTAGATTCAGAGAAACTCCCCAGTCAGATGAGTTTCTCTGACTGgcctgaaatgaagaaaaaatttgCATCTGTATTTGCACAGAAGACacaagctgagtggtgcagcATATTTGATGGTACTGATGCCTGTGTGACCCCTGTTTTATCCTTTGATGATGTTGCCTCACATCAGCATAACAAACAAagaagttctttttttaaaaacgaTCAGGAAGAGATAAGTCCTAGACCTGCTCCTCGTCTATCAAGGACTCCTGCTGTTCCATCATTAAAAAGAGATCCTTTTATAGGAGAACACACAGAAGAGATACTGCTAGAATACGGGTTTACTAAGGAAGAGATTACTAAACTGCATTCTGATAAAGTAATAGAATTCAGTAAACCAAAAGCTAGTTTATAA